TAAATTTGATTGAATTGAAAACACTATTGAAATTTCCAACACAAGAGTTTTTCATATTTTTAACAGTCAAGTTGATATTGATTACGGGAAAGATTTAAAATTGTATACCTATAAAATAGACAATTTGGACAATAAGAATATCACTATTGATTTAGATAACTATGGATGAGATATATATTCCATTAATAAAGAACCAATTATTCCATTAGCTGTTTTTAATAGCTTGTTTTTAAGTCCAAATTATTACAATTTGTACTATAATGGTTCAGAATTTTATGGTGGTGATTTGCTAATTCCTTCAAGATTTCGAACTAAAGATGGAAAGGGGACTGAACTAGGCAATGAGTTTATAATAAATCCAGTATCAAAAGATTCAAGAATTGATGCTTACAACTCATTACGTTTTAACTTTGACTATTTTTATGGCCTAAGAGAAGAAAAGGGTTATAAAAGTGGTGAATTTGATAAATTTATTCATCCAAAAATTATTCAAAAAATTCTTTCTACAGATGAAAGTATTTATAATGAAGGATATTTGCAGTTGTTTTATGGTCAGTTGAATGATTTGCATTCAAAGATATTTAATTATGGATATAAAACAGATTTTAATAATATTCAGCCAAATAGTAAGATAATAGAAAAAGCAAATGAAAATTATAAACAAACTATAGATAGTAAATTTGAATCTGTTCATGAAATATTTAAAAATGCAAGAAATAATTTACAAAGTGCAAGAGAAAAGCAAATTAATGAGATTTTAAAAAAAGAAAAGGTCATTAATGTTGATGACTATGAAAGACTAAATCATGGACAAATGCCTATTGTAAGGTTTCTTGATAATAATACAGCTGTCATTACTATTGACAATTTTGTAGTGGGCGCAATAGAAGAGTTAAAAGACGAAAAGCCTTATAAATATGACACATTTGAATTAATGAAAAAAGCTTTAACAATTATAAATAGCAAATTTTTAAAAGGAAAAATAATTCTTGATTTATCTTTAAATACAGGCGGTTCTGCTGTGGCATTATATAAAACTATGGCACTGATGAAACACTCATCAATATTTAGAGAAAATAATAAATTTGAAGATATAGTTATTACATCAACTAATATTCTTAATAAAGAAAAAACGGAGATGACATATAGAGTTAATGTTCCTGAGCATATTAAAGGCAATTATGATTGATATATTCAAACTAGCCCTGTAACTTATAGCGCTGCTAATGCTCTTGTTGCTAACATGTATGCTGATAAAATTAATAAATTTGGTGCAAAAACTAAATTAATTGGACAAAAATCAGGCGGCGGAGCAGCTGTAATTATTCCTATTGTTTTAAGTGATGGAACAAAAATAATAATCAGTTCAAATAGTTTAATAACTTACCGTGATGAAAAAAGTAATTATCACTCTGCTGAAAAAGGTTTTAAAGTTGAAGATAAGTATTTAATTAAAAATCATTTTGATTACTATAAAAAAGACAAATTATTAAGTTTATTGAATCAAGATTAAGCAAAAAAAGCCGAACGACTTGTTACGGCTTTTTTGTATAAATATTATTTTTCGACATTCATTTGTTCAGCTACTTCAGCAGCAAAATCAACTATTTTTTTCTCAATGCCTTCACCCAAACCTAAACGATTTGCTTCAAGTAATGTATTTTTGTGTTCCATTAAATATTGAGCAACAGTTTTTGAATCATCCATGATTAAAGCTTGTTTTTCAAGTGTAATTTCAGCAATCTTTTTATCCATTGCACCTTTTAAAATGCTTTGTTGAACTTTTTCAGGTTTTTCTTCAAATCTTGGAGGTTTAACAAATTCTGATTCAAATCTTTTAATAACTGATTCAGGAACATCAGATACTAAAATATATTCAGGGTTCATTGCGCTTAAATGCATTGCAACATTTCTAGCCGATTCAGCATCAGAACCTTTAACTTTAACAATAGCACCAATTTTACCATTGATGTGAACAAATGTTGATACAAGTTCACCATCAAAAGCTATTTTAATAATGTATCTTCTAAGTTCAATTTTTTCACCACATTTAGCACTATAATCAGAAATTAAATCAGCAATTGTTTCTCCACTATTTGATTTTAATGTTAAAGCAACTTCAGTTGAGCAATTTTCTTTAACAAGTGTTGTTGAGTTTGAAGCAATAATTGAAGCTATTGTATTTGCTAATGCAACAAATTCTTCACCATGAGCAACAAAGTCTGTTTCACAGTTAACCTCAACAAGAGCCGCCATCTTATCATCACCTGCAGCTACTACAAGACCATCAGCAGAAACTCTGTTTGCTTTAGAAGCAGCTTTGATTTTTCCACTTTTCTTTAAGTATGAAATAGCTTCTTCAACATTTCATTCAGAAGCTTCAAGAGCTTTTTTACAGTCTGACATACCAGCAGCTGTTCTTTCTCTTAATTCTTTAATTAAAGCCATCTTATCCATAATATATACCTCGTTTTATTATTCACTTTGAGATTCTGATTGTGATTTTTCTTCACTAGTTGCTGTATTTTCTTGAGTTTCAGTTGAATTATAAGTTCTTCTAGGATTTAAAGTTTTTTGAAATCTTTGTATTCTTGGTTTGTCTGATTTAAATTCTGGTAAAACAATGTTTTCATCAGGTTGGAATGCAAACTTAGCCTTTCCACCACGCGCTACAGAAATAGCGTCAGCTAAAATTGTAATAATTAAAGCAATACTTTTAGCAGAATCGTCATTAGCAGGAATACCAAAATCTACTGAATCTGGATCTGAGTTTGAGTCAAGAATACCAATAACTTTAACACCTTTGCTTCTTGCTTCTTTAACAGCAATAGCATCCACATTAGGGTCAGCAACTATCATAAATGCAGGTAATGATTGCATTTTTCTAATACCTTCAAGGTTTTTGTGTAATTTATCAAGTTCTTTTTGTTTTAAAAGACCTTCTTTTTTAGTGTAACCTTGGAAGTTATTTGCTGCAAGTGCTTCAAGATCTTCCATTGTTTTAACTCTTTTAAAAATTGTTGAAGCATTTGTTAATGTACCACCTAATCATCTTTCTGATACATAAAAACTACCTGTTCTTAAAGCATTTTCTTTAATTGTTTCTTTAGCTTGCTTTTTTGTACCAACAAAAATAAATGATGTTCTAGGGTTTTTAGCAACAAATTTTAACAAAATGTTGTATGCGAATTCTAATCTTTGAACTGTGAAGTTTGCATTAATCATGTGCATTCCACGTCTTGCATGAGGATATAGAAATTCTTTCATTTTTGGGTTTCATGTACTTTTTTTGTGACCAAAGTATGTTCCAGCTTCAAGTAATTTTTCTCTTGAAACAATAGCTGGTTTAACTTCTTTAGCAGCTTTATCTTTTTTGTCAGCAACATTTTCTGTTGCGTTCATTTCTTGTTGTGTGTTTTCTACTGTTTCCATATTTTTCCTTTTAAATTTAGTTTGTTTTAACTTTCTATTATTTCGAACACTTAGCACCTTTTCGCAAGGCACACCCAAGTGAATTCATAATAGTGTTTAGATAATTAATTTTATAATTATCAAATGTATATACTAATGATCATAATATATAAATTCTTTTTTTATTTTAACATAAATTTGCTTTAAAAAAAGTAAAAAAATGATGTCAAAATGAAGCGAAAAAATGGTTTATTTTTTTATGACTTATTATTTAAATAATATTATAATTTAAGCATGTTATCTAGTTAATAACATAAGTTTTGGAGAATAAAATACGAATGAAATATAAAGAAATAGAACGGATAATTTTAGTGTTTATAATTTTAATTATCTTGTTTTCTTTTATTTTTATTTCTTTTTATAAGTGGACAAAATTAAGTTTAATTTTAGGTTTTTTAGCAGGCGCTTCATTGTCTTTTATTTTTTTTATATTTAGAGAATTATTTAGCTATAAAATAGTTCTATATAGAAAAAAAGGAGCAATTTTTTTAAGTTTTATTCAATTTACTATAAATGCTATTTTAACTATTGTAATTACAACTTTAATTTTTTGAATAAATAGTAAGTCATTTGAAAATGGAACAAATCTTTATCTAGAGCATAGTAAAAAATATCTATTTTATCCTTTTAATTTTATTACTTATATTTTTGGTTTATCAATTGTAAAAATTAGTATTTTGTTTTCATTAATTAAATTTAAAGAAAGGAGGCTTAAAAAGTAAATGAAAAATAGAAATATTTTTAAAGATTGACTAAATGGTGGATATGCTGATTGGAATCAAAAACAACTTTTGTCATTGATTTTTGTTGTTCTTGTTTGTTTAATTATTTCACTAATTGTCTATGTTAAGATCAAAAAGGATGCAAGGCCTGATAAGGCTCCAAGTGGCTTCATTTTGATTATGGAAGGTTATGTAAATTATATAGATCACTCATTTGATGACAGTACTGATTACAAAATTCCGAAGGCACGTTTTTATATTTTTGGTTTAGCAACATTTTTATTTTTGGGAAATATACTTGGTATGATAGGTTTAGAACCAATAACATCATCTTATTCAGTTGCTATAGCGCTTGCTCTTGTGACTTGATTAGGTATTTATATTACGGCTTTAATTTACCAAAAATGGCGTTTTATAGGCAGATATAAAAATCCAATTGAAATTGTTGGACAGTTTTCTCCACTTATTTCTGCTAGTTTTCGTATATTTGGAAACATAATAGGTGGCGGAACAATAGTGTTTATGCTTTATTATTTTTGTGGTTATTTATGAACTTTAATTATCCCGGGTTCAGAAGCATGACCTTTATTAGCAGTTATTTTTACACCATTTTTACATATATATTTTGATCTTTTTAGTGCCTTCATTCAAGCTTTAGTATTTTGTTCTTTAACTACAATTTGATGGTCTCAAGAAGTTCCAGATGTAGTTATAGCAAAATCAGGTAAGTCAATATCTTTAGAAAAAACAGTTGAAGTTGCTCATAGCAATTTATCTAAAAACATTTATTAGGAGGAGTTATTATGACAGGAGATATAGGAAAAGGATTAATAGCTATAGGAATTGGTCTAGCTATGTTCGGTGGTGTAGGTGTTGGTCTTGGACAAGGGCTAGCAGCTGGTAGAGCCGCTGAAGCAGTTGGTAGAAATCCTGAAGCAGCTGGAAAAATTAGAACAATGATGCTTGTTGGACAAGCTGTTTCTGAATCAGCAGCCATATATTCTTTAGTTGTTTCAATTCTTTTAATGTTTGCATTCTATTAGGAATTAAAAAATGATTTTAACCAATTATCACTATGCATTGAAATATAGTGCAGAAGCAGATGATGTAAAATCTGATGGTATTAAAACGGAATTAGTTGATAAGTTTAAAACAATTTTTCCAACTTATCCGATGATTATTGCTACATTAATAGCTTTAGTTTTAGTAATTTTAATTTTATGATTTTTGCTTTATAAACCTATAAAAAAGGCAATAAAAGAAAGGCAAGATTATATTCAAAAAAATATTGATGAAGCAAAAGAATCTAATCAATTATCACAAGAGAAGTTAAAAGAAGCAAATAAAAGATTAGCTGAAGCATATGTTGAATCTGATGAATTAGTCAAGAATGCTAAATTACATGGTGAAAAAATTATTTCTGATTATACTGATAAAGCTAGAATAGAATCCAAAAGAATCATAGAAAGAGCCCAATCAGAAATCGAAACAGAACGTATTAAAATGGCTCAAGAGTCTAAAAATAATATAGCAAATGCTGCTATTGAAATTTCTAAGAAAATAATAGGTAATGAAATTTCTAAAAAAACTCAAGATGAAATTATTAATGCATATTTAAACGACGAAAGTAATAAATAATTATGTACACAAAAGCGAATCCTGATGGGTATGCCTTAGCTCTATATGACTTAATAAAAGAAGAAAAAAACATAGAAAAAACTTATGACTCTATTGCTTCTTTCTATAACTTAGTTAAAGAAAATATTGATGTTATTAATTTTTTAAAAAGTTTCAAAGTTTCGCAATATGATAAATTTAAAATAATTGATGAGTTTGCACTAAATGATGATAAATTAAAAACATTTAGTACTTTTTTGAAAGTAGTAACAAAAAATAATTATGCTGGAGCATTAATTAGAATTTTGTCTATTTACTTAAAAATTGTTGAAAAAGAACTTGGTATTATAAGGGCAAATATTATTACAGCATTTGAAATTGAAGAAAAAATACTTGAAAAAATTAAATTGAAACTAGAAAAAAATTTGTCTAAAAAGGTTATTTTAAAGACCTATTTAGATAAATCGTTGATTTCAGGTTTTAGAATTGAGTTTAATAACAAAATTATTGAACAAAATATTAAGAAAGACTTAGAGAAGATAGGTTTATTAATGAAGAAAAATAAAGGAGGTTTAAATGGCTAGACAATCAAATGATATTAGTAGAATAATTAAAGATCGTATTAGAAATTTTGACTCTAAGATTGATTATGCAGAAGTTGGATATATTGTTTCTATTGGCGACGGCATTGCATTAGTTAATGGTCTTGATAATGCTAAAAGTGGTGAAATTATTAAATTTAAAGATAATATTTATGGTCTTGTCTTAAACCTTGAAGAAGAAGTTGCAGGTGTTGTTATTTTTAACGGTGCAAATAAGCTTAGTGAAGGTGATGAATGCAGAAGAACTGGTGAAGTTATTTCTGTTCCTGTTGGAGATGCACTAACTGGCAGAGTTGTTGATGCATTAGGTAACCCTATTGATGGTAAGGGTGAGATAAAATATAAACGCAAGAGAGAAATATTTAAAGTTGCTCCGGGCGTTATGACTCGTCAAGAAGTTAATGAACCACTTGAAACTGGTATTATTGCAATTGATTCAATGATTCCAATTGGTAAAGGTCAGAGGGAATTAATTATAGGCGATAGACAAACAGGTAAAACATCTATAGCAATTGATGCAATAATTAATCAAAGAGATAAAAATGTAAAATGTATTTATGTTGCAATCGGACAAAAAAATTCAACTGTTGCTCAAATTGTTAAGAAATTACAAGATTCAGGAGCTATGGAATATACAACTGTTTTAGTTTCCAGTGCTTCTGAATTAGCTCCTCAGCAATACATTTCAGCTTACTCTGGAACAACAATTGCTGAAGAGTGAATGTCTGAAGGGAAAGATTGTTTAATTGTTTATGATGATCTTTCAAAACATGCTATAGCTTATAGAACTCTTTCTCTTTTATTAAGGAGACCTCCTGGTAGAGAAGCTTACCCTGGTGATGTTTTTTACTTGCACTCTCAATTATTAGAAAGAGCAGCAAAAGTAAATAAAGATTTTGGTGGCGGTTCAATTACTGCTTTGCCAATTATAGAAACTCAACAAGGGGATATTTCAGCTTATATTCCAACTAATGTTATATCTATAACTGATGGACAGATTTTTACAAGAGAAAATCTCTTTCTTTCTGGCCAAAGACCTGCCGTTGATGTTGGATATAGTGTTTCTCGTGTTGGTTCAAGTGCTCAAAGTAAATTTATGAAAGAAGTTTCCGGCTCATTAAAATTGGAATTGGCACAATATAATGAAATGTTAGCTTTTGCCCAATTTGGTTCTGATTTAGATGATTCAACTTTGTCTATTCTTAAACATGGTGCAAAAGTTTATGAAATAATCAAACAAGATCAATATTCTCCTATTGATCAATATTCTCAAGCAGTAATTTTGTTAGGTGTTAAAGAAAGAATCATTAATCCACTTCCTGCAGAACATATAAAAAGATATAAAGATGAAGTTATAAGATTTATGACTAAAGACATTGAGGGACTTAACATTTTAGAAAAAATTAAATCAAATAAAAATGCCTTTAATGACGAAATTAAAAACTTATTAACCAATAAACTTGTTTCAATAGTAAATAAAATAATAGTTTCATTGCATGATTATAATCCGGATGATAATTTACCAATGCCTCAAAAATATATTTTTGACAAAAAGGACTAAATTATAGTTATATATGGCTAATATTCAATCTATAAAAAACAGAATGAATTCTGTTAAATCAATCAGAAAAATTACGCATGCCATGGAACTTGTGTCCTTTTCAAAGCTTAAAAAAGCTAAAAAAGACCATGAAGAAATCACAAAATACAATAGTTTAATTGATGAAACTTTTCAAAAAATATTTGAAAA
The genomic region above belongs to Mycoplasma tauri and contains:
- the atpE gene encoding ATP synthase F0 subunit C; its protein translation is MTGDIGKGLIAIGIGLAMFGGVGVGLGQGLAAGRAAEAVGRNPEAAGKIRTMMLVGQAVSESAAIYSLVVSILLMFAFY
- the tsf gene encoding translation elongation factor Ts, whose product is MDKMALIKELRERTAAGMSDCKKALEASEWNVEEAISYLKKSGKIKAASKANRVSADGLVVAAGDDKMAALVEVNCETDFVAHGEEFVALANTIASIIASNSTTLVKENCSTEVALTLKSNSGETIADLISDYSAKCGEKIELRRYIIKIAFDGELVSTFVHINGKIGAIVKVKGSDAESARNVAMHLSAMNPEYILVSDVPESVIKRFESEFVKPPRFEEKPEKVQQSILKGAMDKKIAEITLEKQALIMDDSKTVAQYLMEHKNTLLEANRLGLGEGIEKKIVDFAAEVAEQMNVEK
- the atpH gene encoding ATP synthase F1 subunit delta — translated: MYTKANPDGYALALYDLIKEEKNIEKTYDSIASFYNLVKENIDVINFLKSFKVSQYDKFKIIDEFALNDDKLKTFSTFLKVVTKNNYAGALIRILSIYLKIVEKELGIIRANIITAFEIEEKILEKIKLKLEKNLSKKVILKTYLDKSLISGFRIEFNNKIIEQNIKKDLEKIGLLMKKNKGGLNG
- a CDS encoding S41 family peptidase — its product is MRKIFRAPALFISITSPIIVLSCVKNYKGDENRNKIVKDISFRDVSKSYKFINQNPKIKTYFFDNKNTPYISVPQVLKTLDGAVNNSAINKSLSGFFDNKNYSKYHANNASVKFDWIENTIEISNTRVFHIFNSQVDIDYGKDLKLYTYKIDNLDNKNITIDLDNYGWDIYSINKEPIIPLAVFNSLFLSPNYYNLYYNGSEFYGGDLLIPSRFRTKDGKGTELGNEFIINPVSKDSRIDAYNSLRFNFDYFYGLREEKGYKSGEFDKFIHPKIIQKILSTDESIYNEGYLQLFYGQLNDLHSKIFNYGYKTDFNNIQPNSKIIEKANENYKQTIDSKFESVHEIFKNARNNLQSAREKQINEILKKEKVINVDDYERLNHGQMPIVRFLDNNTAVITIDNFVVGAIEELKDEKPYKYDTFELMKKALTIINSKFLKGKIILDLSLNTGGSAVALYKTMALMKHSSIFRENNKFEDIVITSTNILNKEKTEMTYRVNVPEHIKGNYDWYIQTSPVTYSAANALVANMYADKINKFGAKTKLIGQKSGGGAAVIIPIVLSDGTKIIISSNSLITYRDEKSNYHSAEKGFKVEDKYLIKNHFDYYKKDKLLSLLNQD
- the rpsB gene encoding 30S ribosomal protein S2; the encoded protein is METVENTQQEMNATENVADKKDKAAKEVKPAIVSREKLLEAGTYFGHKKSTWNPKMKEFLYPHARRGMHMINANFTVQRLEFAYNILLKFVAKNPRTSFIFVGTKKQAKETIKENALRTGSFYVSERWLGGTLTNASTIFKRVKTMEDLEALAANNFQGYTKKEGLLKQKELDKLHKNLEGIRKMQSLPAFMIVADPNVDAIAVKEARSKGVKVIGILDSNSDPDSVDFGIPANDDSAKSIALIITILADAISVARGGKAKFAFQPDENIVLPEFKSDKPRIQRFQKTLNPRRTYNSTETQENTATSEEKSQSESQSE
- the atpA gene encoding F0F1 ATP synthase subunit alpha; translation: MARQSNDISRIIKDRIRNFDSKIDYAEVGYIVSIGDGIALVNGLDNAKSGEIIKFKDNIYGLVLNLEEEVAGVVIFNGANKLSEGDECRRTGEVISVPVGDALTGRVVDALGNPIDGKGEIKYKRKREIFKVAPGVMTRQEVNEPLETGIIAIDSMIPIGKGQRELIIGDRQTGKTSIAIDAIINQRDKNVKCIYVAIGQKNSTVAQIVKKLQDSGAMEYTTVLVSSASELAPQQYISAYSGTTIAEEWMSEGKDCLIVYDDLSKHAIAYRTLSLLLRRPPGREAYPGDVFYLHSQLLERAAKVNKDFGGGSITALPIIETQQGDISAYIPTNVISITDGQIFTRENLFLSGQRPAVDVGYSVSRVGSSAQSKFMKEVSGSLKLELAQYNEMLAFAQFGSDLDDSTLSILKHGAKVYEIIKQDQYSPIDQYSQAVILLGVKERIINPLPAEHIKRYKDEVIRFMTKDIEGLNILEKIKSNKNAFNDEIKNLLTNKLVSIVNKIIVSLHDYNPDDNLPMPQKYIFDKKD
- the atpF gene encoding F0F1 ATP synthase subunit B, encoding MILTNYHYALKYSAEADDVKSDGIKTELVDKFKTIFPTYPMIIATLIALVLVILILWFLLYKPIKKAIKERQDYIQKNIDEAKESNQLSQEKLKEANKRLAEAYVESDELVKNAKLHGEKIISDYTDKARIESKRIIERAQSEIETERIKMAQESKNNIANAAIEISKKIIGNEISKKTQDEIINAYLNDESNK
- a CDS encoding F0F1 ATP synthase subunit A translates to MKNRNIFKDWLNGGYADWNQKQLLSLIFVVLVCLIISLIVYVKIKKDARPDKAPSGFILIMEGYVNYIDHSFDDSTDYKIPKARFYIFGLATFLFLGNILGMIGLEPITSSYSVAIALALVTWLGIYITALIYQKWRFIGRYKNPIEIVGQFSPLISASFRIFGNIIGGGTIVFMLYYFCGYLWTLIIPGSEAWPLLAVIFTPFLHIYFDLFSAFIQALVFCSLTTIWWSQEVPDVVIAKSGKSISLEKTVEVAHSNLSKNIY